In Drosophila albomicans strain 15112-1751.03 unplaced genomic scaffold, ASM965048v2 utg000119l_pilon, whole genome shotgun sequence, the following are encoded in one genomic region:
- the LOC127566271 gene encoding transcriptional regulator QRICH1-like, translating to MILLIYFDLCKTDANPYKKKKYEQLENEENLRRCPVALLEFYKSKCVKTRNKALYFQPDISCVPDSPVWYSSQPLSQDALQRMLHRVKMIHGINQPY from the exons ATGattttactaatatattttgacctTTGTAAAACAGATGCCAATCCGTACAAGAAAAAGAAGTACGAACAGCTAGAAAACGAAGAGAATCTACGGCGCTGTCCTGTGGCTCTACTGGAATTCTATAAATCGAAATG tgTAAAGACGCGCAACAAAGCTTTATACTTCCAACCAGATATATCTTGTGTGCCCGATTCGCCCGTTTGGTACTCCTCACAGCCGCTTAGCCAGGATGCATTGCAGCGAATGCTGCATCGAGTGAAGATGATTCATGGAATCAACCAACCCTATTGA